Proteins from one Leishmania infantum JPCM5 genome chromosome 21 genomic window:
- a CDS encoding putative dual specificity protein phosphatase yields the protein MDDLVAVRIKDGIFAGNAGAAADKTLLIMNKITHIINCAGAEVADFFLGEPGFSYLSFPWKDAAGSVCTTILFDAADDNIHRAVQFIDEALAAGECVLVHSVYGNSRSPALIAAYMIMKYGWKLESALLYLKMAHPDSDIKPHFQRQLRQFAKRHDVDHDIFAQDVDDSQFGLDNDQWMLRNTLLNGLLYKDQMANDLYRQCAEKVDVGNPVNGKATKAHITFVDTKKGTDADSRTTCPVVNCAASFPADPASAEPGSFLGLRGHSCLRAGRRLPSILSRSTSPCSRRLESDPRTCPKGRQSLPVVHSGTTETSTGVLAKAVERASALRASAPASSTHSSFSHLEDKSAKGRDREGGPAPPQLQRSSAESIRSIDYARLAPPTQLRSPFATLGSSHKYRNGSPLPTPKDKKVTTKESHTRIQSLPASRPGSTTLVSSVSMPTSAWVGSSFGLSNPTSVRSTPRTSSPLASNRLTRDVVGRPSAASYRGIAPYRSTVVPRTATEPSYRAPRSSNPSPSRRGVDHATGSRSGSRRRTMSPVYLTAKRSPSGGRTQSGTEDKPHSRTRSPKGQKHQDPNSGSLNNSFASNDSNGTSGGANGANSKHTSTVRRQPPPVISSRRQA from the coding sequence ATGGACGATTTAGTTGCGGTGCGCATCAAGGACGGCATCTTTGCCGGCAacgccggtgctgcggcagacAAGACGCTTTTGATCATGAACAAGATCACTCACATTATTAATTGTGCCGGTGCCGAGGTCGCCGATTTTTTCCTTGGTGAGCCAGGCTTTAGCTACCTCTCCTTCCCCTGGAAGGATGCTGCCGGCTCGGTGTGCACCACCATTCTTTTCGATGCTGCCGACGACAATATTCACCGCGCGGTGCAGTTCATCGATGAGGCTCTTGCAGCAGGCGAGTGCGTTCTGGTGCACAGCGTGTACGGCAACTCGCGCAGCCCTGCCCTTATCGCAGCATACATGATTATGAAGTATGGGTGGAAGCTAGAGAGCGCACTCCTGTACTTAAAAATGGCGCACCCTGATTCCGACATTAAGCCCCACttccagcggcagctgcgccagttTGCGAAGCGCCACGACGTGGATCATGATATCTTTGCTCAGGACGTAGACGACAGCCAATTCGGCCTCGACAACGACCAGTGGATGCTGCGCAACACCCTCCTCAACGGATTGCTGTACAAGGATCAGATGGCGAATGACCTTTATCGGCAGTGCGCCGAGAAGGTTGACGTGGGCAATCCCGTGAATGGCAAGGCAACAAAGGCACATATTACATTCGTGGACACCAAGAAGGGCACGGATGCGGACTCTCGGACGACTTGCCCTGTTGTCAACTGCGCGGCATCGTTCCCCGCAGATCCGGCCTCGGCGGAGCCCGGTAGCTTCCTGGGCTTGCGCGGCCACTCGTGTTTgcgcgctggccgccgcTTACCCAGTATTCTGAGCCGGAGCACGTCTCCTTGCTCTCGTCGGTTGGAGTCTGATCCGCGCACGTGCCCCAAGGGGCGTCAGTCTCTCCCGGTAGTTCACAGCGGGACGACAGAGACGAGTACAGGGGTGTTGGCCAAAGCTGTGGAGCGGGCCTCAGCACTGCGAGCATCGGCGCCAGCCTCCAGCACGCACAGCTCATTCTCTCATCTTGAGGACAAGTCCGCTAAAGGTAGGGACAGAGAAGGGGGccccgcaccgccgcagctgcagcgatcGTCTGCTGAGTCGATCCGGTCCATCGACTACGCGCgactggcgccgccgacgcagctgcgTTCGCCGTTTGCTACGCTCGGGTCTAGTCACAAGTACCGCAACGGGTCcccgctgccgacgccgaaGGATAAGAAAGTCACCACCAAGGAAAGCCACACACGGATACAGTCGTTGCCTGCCAGCCGCCCTGGCAGCACCACCTTGGTGAGTTCCGTCTCCATGCCGACGTCTGCGTGGGTCGGCAGCTCTTTCGGGCTCAGCAATCCTACGTCTGTACGAAGTACCCCTCGCACAAGTAGCCCCTTGGCTAGCAATAGACTAACTCGTGATGTGGTGGGGCGACCGTCGGCCGCAAGCTATCGCGGGATCGCGCCGTATCGCTCCACCGTTGTCCCTCGCACCGCCACGGAGCCCAGCTACCGTGCCCCACGGTCTTCGAATCCGTCACCATCGCGCCGGGGTGTCGACCACGCGACAGGCTCGCGAAGTggcagccggcgccgcaccatGTCGCCTGTCTACCTGACAGCGAAGCGGTCGCCGAGCGGTGGGAGAACCCAATCAGGCACAGAGGACAAGCCGCATTCCCGCACTCGCTCTCCTAAGGGGCAGAAGCACCAGGATCCCAACTCTGGCTCGCTGAACAACTCCTTTGCGAGCaacgacagcaacggcaCGAGTGGTGGTGCGAACGGGGCGAACTCCAAACACACGTCGACGGTGCGgcgccagccgccgccggtgattTCATCGAGGAGGCAGGCTTAA
- the putative ABCE1 gene encoding ATP-binding cassette protein subfamily E, member 1 — protein sequence MPPKKQAEEQSRLTRIAVVNSDRCKPRKCNLECHKCCPVVLQGKLCIEVSHQSTISKISEELCIGCALCVKKCPYDAIRIINLPSNLERDTVHRYGPNSFKLHRLPLPRPGQVLGLVGANGTGKSTALSVLKGRIKPNLGRYMNEPGWDEILKYFRGSEHQAYFQHLLDDKMRVLLKPQYVDKVPKTNNGVVEVLLTKADERSMKDYFMEVLDLKNVADRTLDKLSGGELQRFTIAALCVQNAQVYMYDEPSSYLDVRQRLTAAQVIRSMLTETNYVIVVEHDLSVVDYMSDFVCVLYGVPGIYGVVTMPYGVREGINIFLDGFVPTENLRFREEGLTFHIADDIEEGVSKRRAMNEYPAMSKNLGSFSLSVDAGTFSDSEIVVLLGENGCGKTTFIRMLAGHVKPDNDVEVPKLSISYKPQKIAPKFQGTVRDLLQTKIYEMYCHPQFQTDVLKPLTIEEILDQEVQNLSGGQLQRVGLCIALGTPANIYLIDEPSAYLDSDQRIIASRVIKRFILNSKRTAFIVEHDFIMATYLADKVIVYDGTPAVNCTARTPCGLLEGMNRFLKSLNITFRRDPTNFRPRINKLDSVKDRDQKASGNYFYMTDMEDPKGKKPAQKNGDDSDNDDGSDVKAAPKKQQSQRHDGDGNNGKGRKAQKN from the coding sequence ATGCCACCAAAGAAGCAGGCCGAAGAGCAATCGCGGCTCACTCGTATTGCAGTGGTCAATTCGGACCGCTGCAAGCCACGCAAGTGCAACCTCGAGTGCCACAAGTGCTGCCCTGTTGTGCTGCAGGGTAAGCTGTGCATCGAGGTGAGCCACCAAAGCACCATCTCCAAGATTTCGGAGGAACTTTGCATTGGTTGCGCGCTGTGCGTGAAGAAGTGCCCCTACGATGCAATTCGTATCATCAACCTCCCCTCTAACCTAGAGAGGGACACTGTGCACCGCTACGGCCCTAACAGCTTCAAGCTGCATCGCCTTCCACTGCCTCGTCCCGGACAGGTGCTTGGCCTTGTTGGCGCGAACGGTACGGGCAAATCGACTGCCCTCTCGGTCCTGAAGGGCCGCATTAAGCCGAATCTCGGAAGATACATGAATGAGCCTGGGTGGGACGAGATTCTCAAGTACTTCCGCGGCTCCGAGCATCAGGCGTACTTCCAGCACCTACTAGACGACAAGATGCGCGTTCTTCTGAAGCCGCAGTACGTAGACAAGGTGCCAAAGACCAACAATGGGGTGGTAGAGGTTCTTCTTACCAAGGCAGATGAGCGTAGCATGAAGGATTACTTCATGGAGGTTCTTGATCTCAAGAACGTGGCGGATCGTACCTTGGACAAGCTGTCAGGTggtgagctgcagcgcttcaCCATTGCCGCTCTTTGCGTGCAGAATGCGCAGGTGTACATGTACGATGAGCCCTCTAGCTACCTTGACGTGCGCCAGCGTCTTACCGCCGCCCAGGTCATCCGCTCCATGCTGACCGAGACCAACTACGTGATCGTCGTAGAGCATGACCTGTCCGTGGTGGACTACATGTCTGATTTCGTCTGTGTGCTGTACGGCGTTCCTGGCATCTACGGTGTGGTGACAATGCCCTATGGTGTGCGCGAGGGCATCAATATCTTCCTTGATGGTTTTGTGCCGACTGAGAACCTGCGGTTCCGTGAGGAGGGCCTCACATTCCACATCGCAGACGATATTGAAGAGGGCGTCAGCAAGCGCCGCGCTATGAATGAGTACCCAGCGATGAGCAAGAACCTAGGCTCCTTCAGCCTCTCCGTAGATGCCGGCACCTTCTCCGACTCTGAGATTGTGGTGCTTCTGGGAGAGAATGGTTGCGGAAAGACCACTTTCATTCGCATGCTCGCTGGCCACGTGAAGCCGGACAACGACGTCGAGGTGCCGAAGCTGTCCATCAGTTACAAGCCCCAGAAGATCGCGCCAAAGTTCCAGGGCACGGTGCGTGATCTTCTCCAGACGAAGATCTACGAAATGTACTGCCATCCACAGTTTCAGACGGATGTTCTGAAGCCGCTCACGATCGAGGAGATTCTGGACCAGGAAGTCCAGAATCTCTCCGGTGGTCAGCTCCAGCGTGTTGGTCTGTGCATTGCACTGGGTACACCGGCTAACATCTACCTCATCGATGAGCCTAGTGCGTACCTTGATTCCGATCAGCGTATCATCGCCTCCCGCGTGATCAAGCGCTTCATCCTGAACAGCAAGCGCACGGCGTTCATCGTAGAGCACGACTTTATCATGGCCACATACCTGGCCGACAAAGTTATCGTGTACGACGGTACACCTGCCGTGAACTGCACAGCGCGGACGCCGTGCGGCCTCCTTGAAGGCATGAATAGGTTCCTCAAGAGCCTCAACATTACCTTCCGCCGCGACCCCACGAACTTCCGACCTCGCATCAACAAGCTGGACTCCGTCAAGGACCGCGATCAGAAGGCTTCGGGCAACTACTTCTACATGACGGATATGGAGGACCCGAAGGGGAAGAAGCCTGCGCAGAAGAACGGAGACGACTCAGACAACGACGACGGATCTGATGTGAAGGCGGCGCCCAAGAAGCAACAGAGCCAGCGCCACGACGGTGACGGCAATAatgggaaggggaggaaagCCCAAAAGAACTAG
- a CDS encoding putative 60S Ribosomal protein L36, with product MSAPTPRTGIIAGFNKGHVTTRRPRQPSPNDRFAVPHKHLRAVKAIIADLVGLSPLEKRVQEFLRVGKEKRALKYCKKRLGDFTAAKKKRSKMEEALRHTTKKHH from the coding sequence ATGTCCGCACCTACTCCTCGCACCGGCATCATTGCCGGCTTCAACAAGGGTCACGTGACGAcccgccgcccgcgccaGCCGTCGCCCAACGACCGCTTTGCCGTGCCTCACAAGCACCTGCGCGCTGTGAAGGCTATCATCGCTGATTTAGTAGGCTTGTCCCCCCTGGAGAAGCGTGTACAGGAGTTTCTGCGTGTCGGCAAGGAGAAGCGCGCCTTGAAGTACTGCAAGAAGCGTCTTGGAGATTTTACTGCGGCCAAGAAGAAGCGCTcgaagatggaggaggcgctgcgtcaCACAACCAAGAAGCACCATTAA
- a CDS encoding putative ATPase subunit 9 produces MMRRVIAQPVARRAAAASNALVVAPRQASTVALSVQGLHYVGTGLAAIALGGVGLGIGAIFGCLLIGCARQPNLTKMLFNYAILGFALTEAIGLFALMLAFLMLFS; encoded by the coding sequence ATGATGCGCCGTGTGATCGCCCAGCCCGTCGCccgtcgcgcggcggccgcctccaaTGCGCTCGTGGTTGCCCCTCGCCAGGCCTCCACTGTCGCCCTCTCCGTCCAGGGCCTGCACTACGTCGGCACCGGtctcgccgccatcgccctcGGTGGTGTTGGCTTGGGTATCGGTGCCATCTTTGGCTGCTTGCTGATAGGCTGCGCTCGCCAGCCCAACCTGACCAAGATGCTCTTCAACTACGCCATTCTCGGCTTCGCCCTGACGGAGGCCATTGGCCTGTTCGCGCTGATGCTCGCCTTCCTCATGCTCTTCTCGTAG
- a CDS encoding 19S proteasome regulatory subunit: protein MADNEWKGASFKQDEDHSAETAKLLERVNATTIPVLLRSSNAKLGDIVAELLALEKVSRLGGDAASTKLLAVEVLRIYRTQNELDQMLETLDMLMKKRGQTKQAQSAMIAECAIVLTDDSLAKEKQEEVLERLAYVTENKIHVELEHARFTIELATLHEAAGRKRSACDMLRTLHIETITNMPRLEKLEALNQQIRLCLELEDYDHIPLVSRKINHRGLGRDEAQQQKLKYFELMRAYYAHKESFFNVGRCWYEMYNTVKSTDDKLSALSNMVVHYLIAENATAKEIEDLAECTAFAPATKLHDRVAALSTISEKLRSDLEDIPQLYALLQRFNSIELIQERVSSEVEVLCQTHPELAPYPARQELLSNRCSEHDIMVIARFYTRIPLKRLAELVHLSPEHTEMFIMTMVTNKTLYAKMDRVDELVVFEARKNTTEVVASWNDSVERSVSLLDKASHLITKERMLHNLASRKVH from the coding sequence ATGGCGGACAACGAATGGAAGGGAGCCAGCTTCAAGCAGGATGAGGACCATTCTGCGGAGACGGCAAAGCTGCTAGAGCGGGTGAACGCGACAACGATACCTGTTcttcttcgcagcagcaacgcaaaGCTGGGTGACATCGTCGCTGAACTGCTTGCGCTGGAAAAGGTGTCCCGTCtcggcggcgatgctgcctctacgaagctgctggcggtggaggtgctgcgcatctACCGCACGCAGAATGAACTGGACCAAATGCTCGAAACACTGGACATGCTGATGAAAAAGCGCGGCCAGACCAAGCAGGCTCAGAGCGCCATGATCGCCGAGTGCGCAATCGTCCTGACGGACGACTCCTTggcgaaggagaagcaggaggaggtgctcgAGCGCCTGGCCTACGTGACGGAGAACAAGATCCACGTCGAGCTGGAGCATGCACGTTTCACCATTGAGCTGGCGACTCTTCATGAGGCGGCGGGCCGCAAGCGCTCCGCGTGCGATatgctgcgcacgctgcacaTCGAAACCATCACAAACATGCCGCGCTTAGagaagctggaggcgctgaaTCAGCAGATCCGCCTCTGCCTAGAGCTGGAGGACTACGACCACATCCCTCTTGTTTCAAGAAAAATCAATCATCGCGGTCTTGGCCGCGACGAAgcccagcagcagaagcTCAAGTACTTTGAGCTCATGCGCGCATACTATGCACACAAGGAGTCCTTCTTCAACGTTGGCCGGTGCTGGTACGAGATGTATAACACCGTGAAGAGCACCGATGACAAGCTGTCTGCCTTAAGCAACATGGTGGTACACTATCTCATCGCCGAGAATGCTACCGCGAAGGAAATCGAGGACCTGGCGGAGTGCACGGCGTTTGCACCTGCCACCAAGCTGCATGATCGTGTTGCAGCTCTTTCAACCATTAGCGAGAAGCTGAGGAGCGACCTGGAGGACATCCCGCAGCTGTACGCACTTCTGCAGCGCTTCAACAGTATTGAGCTGATCCAGGAGAGGGTCTCCtcggaggtggaggtgctgtgCCAGACCCACCCCGAGCTGGCTCCGTACCCTGCGCGTCAGGAACTGCTCAGCaaccgctgcagcgagcaCGACATCATGGTCATTGCCCGCTTCTACACTCGCATCCCACTCAAGCGTCTTGCGGAGCTGGTGCATCTGTCGCCAGAGCATACGGAGATGTTCATCATGACAATGGTCACGAACAAGACCTTGTACGCGAAGATGGACCGTGTGGATGAGCTGGTGGTGTTCGAGGCGCGAAAGAACACGACGGAGGTCGTTGCGTCGTGGAACGACTCGGTCGAACGCAGCGTTTCACTGCTCGACAAGGCATCGCACCTCATTACAAAGGAGCGGATGCTGCACAACCTTGCCTCGCGGAAAGTCCACTAG